One part of the Salvelinus sp. IW2-2015 linkage group LG28, ASM291031v2, whole genome shotgun sequence genome encodes these proteins:
- the LOC111954040 gene encoding LOW QUALITY PROTEIN: alpha-(1,6)-fucosyltransferase-like (The sequence of the model RefSeq protein was modified relative to this genomic sequence to represent the inferred CDS: inserted 1 base in 1 codon; substituted 1 base at 1 genomic stop codon) — protein sequence MTDLYYLSQADGVGDWRVKEARDLSNLVQSRITYLQNPQDCSKARKLVCNINKGCGYGCQLHHVVYCFMIAYGTQRTLILESHNWRYATGGWETVFHPVSNSCTDRTGVSTGHWSGEAHDKDIQVVELPIVDSLHPRPPYLPLSIPEDLAQRLHRLHGDPSVWWVSQFVKYLVRPQAWLEKEIADTTAKLGFKHPIIGVHVRRTDKVGTEAAFHPIEEYMVHVEEQFQXLARRIHVDKKTIYHATGXPFTTATEAKTKYPDYEFISDNSISWSAGLHNRYTENSLRGVILDIHFLSQTDFLVCTFSSQVCRVAYEIMQTLHPDASSFFHSLDDIYYFGGQNAHNQIAIYPHHPRNPEDIPLEPGDVIGVAGNHWDGYSKGVNRKMGRTGLYPSYKVKEKIETVKYPTYPEADKLLSNSQQK from the exons AATCCCCAGGACTGCAGCAAGGCACGTAAGCTGGTKTGTAACATCAACAAGGGCTGTGGCTATGGCTGTCAGCTGCACCACGTGGTCTACTGCTTCATGATCGCCTACGGCACCCAGCGCACCCTCATCCTGGAGTCCCACAACTGGCGCTACGCCACGGGCGGCTGGGAGACCGTCTTCCACCCTGTCAGCAACTCCTGTACCGACCGTACCGGGGTGTCTACAGGGCACTGGTCAG gtgAGGCCCATGACAAGGACATCCAGGTGGTAGAGTTACCCATCGTGGATAGCCTACACCCCCGCCCCCCGTACCTGCCMTTGTCCATCCCGGAAGACCTAGCCCAGCGTCTACACCGTCTCCATGGTGACCCGTCTGTGTGGTGGGTGTCTCAGTTCGTTAAGTACCTGGTGCGTCCTCAGGCCTGGCTGGAGAAGGAGATTGCAGACACCACAGCCAAGCTGGGTTTCAAGCACCCCATCATAGG GGTCCATGTTCGACGGACAGATAAGGTGGGGACGGAGGCTGCGTTCCACCCTATAGAGGAGTACATGGTGCACGTGGAGGAACAGTTCC CACTGGCCAGACGCATCCACGTGGACAAGAAAACGATCTACCATGCAACAGGATGACCCTTCACTACTGCCACAGAGGCTAAGACGAA GTACCCTGACTATGAGTTCATCAGTGATAACTCCATCTCGTGGTCAGCCGGCCTGCACAACCGCTACACCGAGAACTCTCTGAGAGGAGTCATCCTAGACATACACTTCCTGTCCCAGACCGACTTCCTGGTCTGCACCTTCTCCTCACAG GTGTGCCGCGTGGCCTACGAGATCATGCAGACGCTGCACCCGGACGCCTCCTCCTTCTTCCACTCGCTAGACGACATCTACTACTTCGGGGGCCAGAACGCCCACAACCAGATCGCCATCTACCCCCACCACCCCCGCAACCCCGAAGACATACCCCTGGAGCCCGGTGACGTCATCGGCGTGGCGGGGAACCACTGGGATGGCTACTCGAAAGGGGTCAACCGTAAAATGGGCCGCACTGGCCTCTACCCGTCCTACAAAGTCAAGGAGAAGATCGAGACCGTGAAGTACCCCACGTACCCCGAGGCAGACAAGCTGCTCTCAAACTCCCAACAGAAATGA